CGATCAGTTCGGTGGTGACGAAGCGGACCTGATTGGCCAGGCTCTGGCGGTGGATGAACTGCTTTTGGCTGTCCTGCGCCTGGAGCTGTTCGGCCAGTTTCTGACTAAGCTCGATGAAATAGCCCAGCACATTGTTGAACTTGATGCGGATGGCGATGCCGGTTTCGGCGGCGAGGCGTTGCTCCAGCGCCAGAATAACCTGACGGCTGTCGTCACGCAGCGAGCGCGCTTCGTCAAGATCGGTGTTGAAGCCGGGACGGATAAAGCCACCATCGCTCAGTTTCAGCGGCGGTTCCTCGACCAGCGCTTGTTCCAGCTTGCCGCGCAACTGGCGCAGGGGCAGGGAGGGCACGAGCGCCGCGATGATGTCGTCAATCTCTTGCGGCGCGGTGACGAGGTTGCCGGCCAGATCGACGGGGGTCTCGTAACGCGCATCGTTCAGAGCGTTGGCGAGGCTTTCACCGATGTGCAGGGCTTGCGCGATGATGCACAGGTCACGGGCGCCGCCACGATTGAGCGACAACCGCGACAAGGCGCGTGCCTGATCGCTTAAAGACCGCATGGCATGGCGCAGGGCATCACGCAGATCGCGGCGCGGCAACAGCCATTCGACCGTATCGAGGCGGGCCTTGATAGCAGCCGGTTGATAGAGCGGGCGTGACAGACGGCTGAGCAGCAGGCGCGAACCGCCGGAGGTTACGGTCTGGTCGATGGCGGCGATCAGGCTGCCCTCGCGCTTGCCCTGTTGCGTGCGGTCGATTTCGAGCGAATTGCGGGTGGCGGCATCGATGCTGAGATAGTTTTGCGAAATGACGCGCGACGGGGGTTTTAGCACCGGAATCTTGCCGGCCTGGGTCAGGTCGATATAGGCCGCCAGCAGGCCGAGCGCCGAAATCTCGGCGGGGCTAAACGTGCCGAAACCATCGAGGGTCGAGACGCCGTAAAGCTTGAGCAGGCGTGCTTCGCCGCTGGCCGGATCGGTCAGGGATGAGGGCTGAGGCTGAATCACACCGCCATACATTTTCAGCAGCGGATAGATCGCCTCGTCCTGCACCAGACGATCGGCCACGAGACTTTCCGAAGGGCGAAGCGCCGAGAGCTGCGCGCCCAGTTGCGCCGGCTCAACCTCCAGCACCTCGACATCACCGGTCGAAAGTTCGACCGCCGCCAGGGCCAGCACGCCGCCGCGCGACGACAGCGCCACCAGCCGGTTGGCGCCACGCTCCTCCAGCAGGGTATCCTCGGTCAGGGTGCCGGGGGTGACGACGCGGGTGATGCCGCGTTTGACGATGGCTTTCGAGCCGCGTTTCTTGGCCTCGGCCGGGTCTTCGAGCTGATCGCACACCGCGACGCGATGGCCCAGCCGGATCAGCTTGGCGATATAGGCGTCGGCGGCATGGGCGGGCACGCCGGCCAGCGGGATATCCTTGCCCTGGAACTGACCGCGCTTGGTCAAGGCCAGCGACAGGGCCTGCGAGGCGATGACGGCGTCCTCGAAGAAGATCTCGTAGAAATCCCCCATGCGCATCAAGAGGATGGCGTCAGGATACTGCGCCTTGATCTGGATATATTGCGCCATGACGGGCGTAGCGCCCTCGACATTGGGGCTTGCGTCTTGCGGGGTAAGGGCTGGGGTAGCGTTCATGGAGGGGAAGTTAACCATTGTTAACAGTCATGAGAAGGGGGAAGGTCACGGAAAGTGTGCACAATCTGCGCCGGCGGTTCGTGTGGGCGGTGAAAACAGTCCCATAAAAACAACAGCTTGCCGATTTATTTGTCAGACAATAAAGAAAAGTGACCTTACGTCCGAGTTCGACCTTTATAACCCATTGATCTTGTTATATGAGTTGGGCTCACAACGAAAATAATAATAATACAATTGCCAAACGTTTAGAGTTTCATATGCCCACCGAAAAACAGACCTTCAGCGACGACGAAGCCCTCCACCTGCACCAGTATCCGCAGCCGGGCAAGATCGCGCTTCTGCCCACCAAGCCGATGGCAACGCAGCGCGATCTGGCGCTGGCCTATT
The window above is part of the Asticcacaulis sp. MM231 genome. Proteins encoded here:
- the mutS gene encoding DNA mismatch repair protein MutS; translated protein: MNATPALTPQDASPNVEGATPVMAQYIQIKAQYPDAILLMRMGDFYEIFFEDAVIASQALSLALTKRGQFQGKDIPLAGVPAHAADAYIAKLIRLGHRVAVCDQLEDPAEAKKRGSKAIVKRGITRVVTPGTLTEDTLLEERGANRLVALSSRGGVLALAAVELSTGDVEVLEVEPAQLGAQLSALRPSESLVADRLVQDEAIYPLLKMYGGVIQPQPSSLTDPASGEARLLKLYGVSTLDGFGTFSPAEISALGLLAAYIDLTQAGKIPVLKPPSRVISQNYLSIDAATRNSLEIDRTQQGKREGSLIAAIDQTVTSGGSRLLLSRLSRPLYQPAAIKARLDTVEWLLPRRDLRDALRHAMRSLSDQARALSRLSLNRGGARDLCIIAQALHIGESLANALNDARYETPVDLAGNLVTAPQEIDDIIAALVPSLPLRQLRGKLEQALVEEPPLKLSDGGFIRPGFNTDLDEARSLRDDSRQVILALEQRLAAETGIAIRIKFNNVLGYFIELSQKLAEQLQAQDSQKQFIHRQSLANQVRFVTTELIELDGRIQRAAQQGLALEMELFEQLRDEVRLAAAEIQAGHDAICALDVSVANAVLAEDWGAARPVIDDSTRLEICRGRHPVVAAALKAQGKPFTPNDVDLDASGAESARLSLVTGPNMAGKSTYLRQNALLIIMAQAGMFVPAKSMHLGVVDRLFSRVGAGDDLAQGRSTFMMEMVETAAILTQASERSFIILDEIGRGTATYDGLAIAWACAENLHDVIHARTLFATHYHELSKLEGRLKFVNNLSLTAREHNGELIFLHEAKKGSADRSYGVQVARLAGMPTAVVGRARDILTRLEEDNQTQVRLDDLPLFSATRPPEPATKTLSKLETTLKVINPDDLSPKEALEVIYNLHKLLKE